From the genome of Spirosomataceae bacterium TFI 002, one region includes:
- a CDS encoding aspartyl/glutamyl-tRNA(Asn/Gln) amidotransferase subunit B: protein MNIEQLSIELDKAGLEVVIGLETHIRLNTKSKLFCTCPNEEASDPNTNICSVCTGQMGVLPSLNKEAIRKAIIFGKAVNSSMSNEVICWDRKHYEYPDSPKNFQLTQFQKPIIPDGTVQCYRDNGTTFTVELEQVHIEEDAAKLMHERKQTLVDFNKGGVPLIEVVTKPCMRHLKDASTYAQYLQRIVQNLGISEANLEKGEFKSDVSVSLRKKGSEDLNARTEIKNLNSFKFMVEALEEEVTKQLEYYKEHKDFRPDQTTVLWDEALKQTKVMRKKEFAADYRYALEPDIPFVNIKKEIESITVDASLLPFYIESTLIEGGVRPQDAKFFTSDAARSNLFKILNDEINDTAFVAKTLLNNLKPEDYEKVSKPSALIDMFAAFKAEKITVILLQNAIGSVLENPAFDYQSYFEENSISNDTLSESIAEVLKENAAIADEIKAGNEGKAGILVGKVIAKVGKGASGKVVREQILAQLNAQKVANASNIGKSKGVQTAKQKEEEEESRFKEIIIKDNYRTHLNVDISEEMLGNTAAVAGWVASVRDHGELVFIDLRDSSYEVLQIRLDRANFDNLDDLAKLKPESVIAVSGEIIKRGEDDFNAGIKTGTIEMDAKALDVLNAAKTLPFEIKRAAKSNENVRFKYKFLDHRNAETRTAIVNRHRVIKLIRDILDDQRFIEIETPILTAGTDEGAREFIVPSRKFAGKFYTLPQAPQQFKQMLMVGGFERYFQIARCFRDEDSRGDRQPEFTQLDIEMAFVSMQDIININTEMFNTIVGKIYGKKWKLMPFKVITYADSMLKYGCDRPDLRFGLEMQDITHIVKDTEFQVFAKPIEDGGIVKCIKVAGELQKTRLSKGQIEKLTSIAQEHGLGGLAYIIVNENELQSPIIKFLGEDICERIIKDTNAVVGDIVFFSAAEYSIANKALDAVRQELGSILKLINPKELHPAWVIDFPFFEKTEEGRWTFTHNPFSMPLVRDLEKHMAGGEQVGEIIAQQYDLVLNGYEIGGGSVRAHKAEILEATYRNMGYDKAEMRKSVGHMYDAFQYGAPPHGGIAWGIDRLMMILEKKASIRDVMAYPKTGSGEDLMFNSPSALSEKKVMEQNVKVI from the coding sequence ATGAATATAGAGCAATTATCAATAGAACTGGATAAAGCAGGACTCGAAGTCGTAATCGGCCTTGAAACCCATATTCGTCTCAATACCAAGTCGAAGCTTTTTTGTACTTGTCCAAATGAAGAGGCAAGCGATCCCAATACCAATATCTGTTCGGTTTGTACTGGGCAAATGGGCGTTTTGCCATCTTTGAACAAGGAAGCCATTCGCAAAGCAATTATTTTTGGAAAGGCGGTGAACTCAAGTATGAGCAATGAGGTGATTTGCTGGGATCGTAAGCATTACGAATATCCAGACTCACCAAAGAATTTTCAGCTCACCCAGTTTCAAAAGCCAATTATTCCTGATGGAACAGTGCAATGTTACCGAGATAATGGTACCACTTTCACAGTAGAGCTAGAGCAAGTTCACATTGAAGAAGATGCTGCTAAGCTCATGCACGAGCGAAAGCAAACTTTAGTGGATTTTAACAAGGGAGGAGTTCCATTGATAGAAGTGGTAACAAAACCTTGTATGCGTCATTTGAAAGATGCCTCTACTTATGCTCAATACTTGCAACGAATTGTTCAAAACCTTGGAATATCGGAAGCAAACCTTGAAAAAGGAGAGTTTAAGTCTGACGTATCGGTTTCGCTTCGCAAAAAAGGAAGTGAAGACTTGAATGCGAGAACAGAAATCAAAAACCTGAACTCCTTCAAGTTTATGGTGGAGGCTTTGGAAGAAGAAGTAACCAAGCAATTGGAATATTACAAAGAACACAAGGACTTTCGCCCAGATCAAACTACTGTGCTTTGGGACGAAGCTCTTAAGCAAACCAAAGTGATGCGAAAGAAGGAATTCGCAGCGGATTATCGCTATGCCTTGGAGCCAGATATTCCTTTTGTGAATATCAAAAAAGAGATTGAAAGCATCACAGTAGATGCTTCATTGCTGCCATTTTATATAGAAAGTACACTGATAGAAGGAGGAGTTCGTCCACAAGATGCGAAGTTCTTTACCTCAGATGCTGCAAGGTCAAACTTGTTCAAAATCTTAAATGACGAGATCAATGATACTGCTTTTGTTGCCAAAACTTTACTGAATAACCTCAAGCCAGAGGATTATGAAAAAGTGAGTAAGCCAAGTGCTCTTATTGATATGTTTGCTGCTTTTAAAGCTGAAAAAATAACGGTCATTCTTTTACAAAATGCGATTGGCTCGGTTTTAGAAAATCCAGCTTTTGACTATCAATCATATTTTGAAGAAAACTCAATTTCGAATGATACTTTAAGCGAAAGTATTGCGGAAGTGTTAAAAGAAAATGCTGCAATAGCCGATGAAATCAAGGCAGGAAACGAAGGTAAAGCAGGTATTTTAGTAGGGAAAGTAATTGCGAAAGTAGGGAAAGGAGCCTCTGGTAAAGTGGTTCGTGAGCAAATACTGGCACAATTGAATGCCCAGAAAGTTGCCAATGCCAGCAATATTGGAAAATCAAAAGGTGTACAAACTGCCAAGCAAAAGGAAGAGGAAGAAGAATCTCGTTTCAAAGAGATCATTATAAAAGACAATTACCGTACGCATCTCAATGTTGATATTTCGGAAGAAATGTTGGGTAATACGGCTGCAGTTGCTGGCTGGGTGGCGAGTGTGCGTGACCACGGAGAGTTGGTATTTATAGATTTACGAGACAGTAGCTACGAGGTGCTTCAAATTCGCCTTGATAGAGCAAATTTTGATAACCTAGACGATTTGGCGAAACTCAAGCCAGAGTCAGTGATTGCTGTTTCGGGAGAAATCATCAAAAGAGGCGAGGACGATTTCAATGCTGGGATTAAAACCGGAACCATTGAAATGGATGCCAAGGCTTTGGATGTGCTGAATGCCGCTAAAACGCTTCCTTTTGAAATAAAGAGAGCTGCAAAAAGCAATGAAAATGTTCGTTTCAAATATAAGTTTCTCGACCATAGAAATGCCGAAACACGCACTGCGATTGTAAACAGGCACAGGGTGATTAAACTGATTCGTGACATTCTTGATGACCAAAGATTCATAGAAATAGAAACCCCAATTCTCACCGCAGGAACGGACGAAGGAGCAAGAGAATTCATTGTACCAAGTCGTAAGTTTGCAGGTAAGTTTTATACGTTACCACAAGCTCCACAGCAGTTCAAGCAAATGCTGATGGTAGGCGGTTTTGAGCGATATTTCCAGATTGCAAGGTGTTTCCGTGATGAAGATTCTCGCGGAGATCGCCAGCCAGAATTTACGCAACTCGATATTGAGATGGCATTCGTAAGTATGCAAGACATCATCAACATCAATACCGAGATGTTCAATACCATTGTGGGTAAAATCTATGGTAAAAAGTGGAAGCTTATGCCATTTAAGGTAATTACCTATGCCGATAGCATGTTGAAATACGGCTGCGACCGCCCAGATTTACGTTTTGGGCTAGAAATGCAAGACATCACGCACATTGTAAAAGATACGGAGTTTCAGGTTTTTGCAAAACCAATAGAAGATGGCGGAATTGTAAAATGTATCAAAGTTGCTGGAGAACTCCAAAAAACTAGACTTTCTAAAGGTCAAATAGAGAAACTAACTAGCATAGCCCAAGAGCATGGTTTAGGTGGTCTTGCATACATTATTGTTAACGAAAACGAATTGCAATCTCCCATCATTAAGTTTTTGGGAGAGGATATTTGTGAGCGAATTATCAAAGATACCAATGCAGTAGTGGGAGACATCGTTTTCTTCTCTGCAGCAGAATATTCCATTGCAAATAAAGCCTTGGATGCCGTTCGCCAAGAACTAGGAAGTATCCTAAAACTGATCAATCCAAAAGAGCTTCATCCTGCTTGGGTGATAGACTTTCCTTTCTTTGAGAAAACCGAAGAAGGCCGCTGGACATTTACGCACAATCCATTCTCTATGCCGCTTGTGCGAGACCTAGAAAAGCACATGGCTGGTGGTGAGCAGGTGGGAGAAATCATTGCTCAGCAATACGACTTGGTGCTCAATGGCTACGAAATAGGTGGAGGTTCTGTACGTGCTCACAAGGCCGAAATACTAGAAGCCACTTACCGAAACATGGGCTACGACAAAGCAGAAATGCGAAAAAGCGTAGGTCACATGTACGATGCCTTCCAATACGGAGCACCGCCACACGGAGGAATTGCCTGGGGAATAGACCGACTCATGATGATCCTAGAGAAAAAAGCGTCCATACGCGACGTAATGGCCTACCCAAAAACCGGCTCAGGCGAAGATTTAATGTTCAATAGTCCATCTGCACTATCGGAGAAAAAAGTGATGGAGCAGAATGTGAAGGTGATTTAG
- a CDS encoding glyoxylase I family protein has translation MLKLQSIHHIAVISSDYSRSKEFYVDILGLTILSENYREERDSYKLDLALNGQYIIELFSFPNPPKRPSRPEAAGLRHLAFAVKDIESQVNFLKLKGIEVEGIRSDEFTGKKFTFFNDPDGLPIELYEN, from the coding sequence ATGTTAAAGCTTCAGTCTATTCACCATATTGCTGTCATCAGTTCAGATTATTCGAGGTCAAAGGAATTCTATGTAGATATTTTAGGCTTAACTATTCTTTCGGAAAATTACCGTGAGGAAAGAGATTCTTACAAGTTAGATTTGGCATTAAATGGTCAATATATTATTGAGCTTTTCTCTTTTCCTAATCCTCCTAAAAGACCATCAAGGCCGGAAGCTGCAGGCTTAAGACATCTAGCATTTGCAGTAAAAGACATTGAAAGTCAAGTCAACTTTCTTAAGCTAAAAGGTATAGAAGTGGAGGGTATTAGAAGTGACGAATTTACTGGCAAGAAATTTACCTTCTTTAATGACCCCGATGGTCTTCCAATAGAACTCTACGAAAATTGA
- a CDS encoding Uncharacterized membrane protein, whose protein sequence is MPNPLISDDVVVLAILLSILFFVFRTSNSQGGLWSKFYKIFPPILLCYFLPGLLNSLGIISGQESQLYPVISKYLLPPCLILFTLSLDISMLKKLGTKALLVFLAGTVGVVIGGPIAVLIVKSIFPATFSGENAEAWRGLSTVAGSWIGGGANQTALKEIFQPSAKLFSQSVAVDIIVAETWLAILLVGVANKVKINKWLKADTRLVDDIKQKMQQKADDLLQRNISFYELIKVLFVGFSVTGVAYLLAGQIVPFIEQNYPHLSQFSLTSTFFWVVILCTTTAIILSQTKLSEIQDRGANEVATVFLYLLIAAIGMQMDLGAIAENPALILVGVIWIIIHAGIILLVGKLLKAPFFFIAVGSQANVGGAASASVVAAAYHPSLISVGVILSVLGYTIGTYAGYITTILIKWASF, encoded by the coding sequence ATGCCCAATCCTTTGATAAGTGATGATGTTGTGGTTTTGGCAATTTTGCTAAGCATTTTATTTTTTGTGTTTAGAACGAGCAATTCACAAGGAGGGCTTTGGAGTAAGTTTTATAAAATATTCCCTCCAATTCTTTTATGTTACTTTTTGCCTGGCTTACTAAATTCACTTGGAATAATTTCGGGTCAAGAGTCACAGTTATATCCAGTTATTTCGAAATACTTGCTACCTCCATGTCTCATTCTTTTTACATTGAGTTTAGATATTTCAATGCTTAAAAAGTTGGGTACCAAAGCTTTATTAGTTTTCTTGGCTGGTACAGTAGGGGTTGTTATTGGTGGCCCCATTGCAGTTTTGATAGTGAAGAGTATTTTCCCCGCGACTTTTTCTGGAGAGAATGCAGAGGCTTGGCGTGGGCTCAGTACTGTGGCTGGTAGCTGGATAGGAGGAGGAGCCAATCAGACGGCACTGAAAGAGATTTTTCAACCAAGTGCCAAGTTGTTTTCGCAATCTGTGGCAGTCGATATTATAGTTGCAGAGACTTGGCTAGCAATATTACTAGTAGGAGTTGCAAATAAGGTAAAGATCAATAAATGGCTTAAAGCTGATACTCGTCTTGTTGATGACATTAAACAAAAAATGCAGCAAAAAGCTGACGATTTATTACAGCGAAACATTAGTTTTTATGAACTTATCAAAGTGTTGTTTGTTGGCTTTTCGGTTACAGGAGTAGCATATCTATTGGCAGGGCAAATTGTACCTTTTATTGAGCAAAATTACCCTCATTTAAGTCAGTTTAGTTTGACCTCTACTTTCTTTTGGGTTGTGATTTTATGCACAACAACTGCCATTATTTTATCACAAACAAAATTATCCGAAATACAAGACAGAGGAGCGAATGAGGTAGCAACCGTTTTTCTTTATTTGCTCATTGCTGCCATAGGAATGCAAATGGACCTTGGTGCGATAGCAGAGAATCCAGCTCTTATCTTGGTTGGTGTTATTTGGATAATTATTCACGCTGGCATTATTCTCCTTGTGGGTAAGCTTCTTAAAGCTCCATTCTTTTTTATTGCTGTGGGATCTCAAGCAAATGTTGGCGGAGCTGCATCGGCTTCTGTTGTGGCTGCTGCCTATCATCCTTCTCTTATTTCTGTAGGAGTTATTCTTTCGGTTCTTGGTTATACCATTGGAACTTATGCTGGCTACATAACTACTATTTTAATTAAATGGGCTTCTTTTTGA
- a CDS encoding Capsule assembly protein Wzi: MNFGKCIWVAIVLSLQCFTALAQEDTTQIRKKFSYSFELGGYASINQELPFWLKSNQYGAVPKSANSTYFRQQIESKTDTSAKFFHVNYCVDIMTFVGNEAKLIIPEAFLDFRFGPLSISGGRIKGVMGLVDSTLSSGSITWSGNALPIPEVRIAIPEYRKFIFKWLAVKGHYSHGWFGDQVTVKNSFFHQKSLYARLGKPEKKIHLYGGLLHNAQWGGSPKYTLPEGDDRLTNGKFPQDWFTYGQVVFPYQARQDSSGTYGLFEETNRFGNHIGQFDLGGTIDFKNTLLTVYKQTIFETGVTFSSLTNTDDGLYGLSLKNKKEDAVFQKVVFEFLHTLNQGAYQSGLARLLKLEDRQYGWSTYYFNHMQYQDGWSFKGKGIGTPFAVPEEYIKVSKKTFGSEVFLNNNRIKVGYLGAQFKLNSILLQTRMSLSRNYGSQFVKYKPADQVSFLINSSIPLPKLKGILGVRIGIDQGELIKDNYGANISFRRNW, translated from the coding sequence ATGAATTTTGGGAAATGTATTTGGGTAGCAATTGTGCTCTCATTGCAATGCTTTACTGCATTAGCCCAAGAGGATACTACCCAAATCCGGAAGAAATTTTCATATAGTTTTGAGTTGGGTGGTTATGCATCCATCAATCAAGAATTACCCTTTTGGCTTAAAAGTAACCAATACGGAGCCGTGCCAAAGTCTGCTAATTCAACTTACTTTCGACAACAAATAGAATCTAAAACAGATACCAGTGCTAAGTTTTTCCATGTAAATTATTGTGTGGATATCATGACTTTTGTAGGGAATGAGGCCAAGTTGATAATTCCAGAAGCTTTTTTAGATTTTAGGTTTGGGCCCTTGAGTATTTCAGGTGGTCGTATCAAAGGAGTCATGGGTTTGGTGGATAGTACTTTAAGTAGTGGTTCCATTACTTGGTCTGGGAATGCCCTTCCCATACCTGAAGTTAGGATAGCAATTCCTGAGTATAGAAAATTTATTTTCAAATGGTTGGCTGTGAAAGGGCACTATTCTCATGGTTGGTTCGGAGATCAAGTAACGGTGAAGAATTCATTTTTTCACCAAAAATCACTTTATGCGAGACTAGGGAAACCTGAGAAAAAGATTCATCTCTATGGAGGGCTTTTGCACAATGCTCAGTGGGGAGGAAGTCCCAAGTATACCTTGCCAGAAGGTGACGATAGGTTAACCAATGGGAAGTTTCCACAAGACTGGTTTACTTATGGTCAAGTAGTGTTTCCTTACCAAGCGAGACAAGATTCGAGTGGAACTTATGGCTTATTTGAAGAAACTAATAGGTTTGGTAATCATATTGGTCAATTTGACTTGGGAGGAACAATCGATTTTAAAAACACGCTACTCACAGTTTATAAGCAAACAATTTTTGAAACTGGAGTGACATTTTCTAGTTTGACAAATACTGATGACGGACTTTATGGCTTAAGCCTTAAAAACAAAAAAGAAGATGCAGTTTTTCAAAAAGTAGTATTTGAATTCCTACATACACTAAATCAAGGAGCGTATCAAAGCGGTCTTGCTCGACTACTGAAATTAGAAGATAGGCAATATGGTTGGTCTACTTATTATTTCAATCATATGCAATATCAAGATGGCTGGTCTTTCAAAGGCAAGGGAATTGGAACTCCATTTGCAGTGCCTGAAGAATACATCAAAGTCAGTAAGAAGACATTTGGCAGTGAAGTTTTTCTAAACAATAATAGAATCAAAGTAGGCTATTTGGGTGCTCAGTTTAAATTAAATAGCATTTTGCTTCAAACTAGGATGTCTTTGAGTAGAAATTATGGATCGCAATTTGTGAAATATAAACCTGCCGATCAGGTGTCATTTTTGATCAATAGTAGCATTCCACTTCCTAAGTTAAAAGGAATCTTAGGAGTAAGAATCGGAATAGATCAGGGTGAATTGATTAAGGATAACTACGGAGCCAATATTTCTTTTAGGAGAAATTGGTAA
- a CDS encoding GTP-binding protein LepA, with translation MKNIRNFCIIAHIDHGKSTLADRLLEFTGTVTQREMQNQLLDNMDLEKERGITIKSHAIQMDYIKDGEKYTLNLIDTPGHVDFSYEVSRSIAACEGALLIVDAAQGIEAQTISNLFLALEHDLEIIPVINKIDLPGAMIDEVKDQVVDLIGIEHDSIVLASAKEGIGIQDILDAIVSRVPAPKGDPDGPLQCLVFDSVFNSYRGIEVLFRVKNGSIKKGDKIKFMATGKEYEADEIGSLKLRQQPKDRIECGDVGYLISGIKVAKEVKVGDTITHVARPTTEMIQGFEEVKPMVFAGIYPVDTTEFEELRECMEKLQLNDASLVWEPETSAALGFGFRCGFLGMLHMEIVQERLEREFGMTVITTVPSVKFLVTNKRGEKIPVSAPSEMPDPNLIQTLEEPFISAQIITSADFVGPIISLCMDKRGLIKNQIYLTSTRVELTFDLPLAEVVFDFFDRLKTISRGYASLDYSLSGYRESHLVKLDILLNGDPVDALSAIVHRDKAYDWGKKLCEKLKELLPRQQFEIAIQAAIGSKIIARESVRAMRKDVTAKCYGGDISRKRKLLEKQKKGKKRMRQIGNVEVPQEAFMAVLKIN, from the coding sequence GTGAAGAACATTCGTAATTTTTGTATTATTGCTCATATTGATCATGGTAAAAGCACTCTTGCCGACCGACTATTGGAGTTTACCGGTACGGTAACTCAGCGTGAGATGCAAAACCAATTGCTCGACAATATGGACCTTGAAAAAGAGCGAGGAATTACCATAAAGAGTCATGCCATTCAGATGGATTACATCAAAGATGGTGAAAAATATACGCTCAATTTAATTGATACACCTGGCCACGTCGATTTCAGTTACGAAGTATCTCGCTCAATCGCGGCATGCGAAGGAGCACTTTTGATCGTAGATGCGGCTCAAGGAATAGAAGCTCAAACAATTAGTAACCTTTTCTTGGCTCTTGAGCATGATTTGGAAATTATTCCAGTCATTAATAAAATTGACTTGCCAGGTGCAATGATAGATGAGGTAAAGGACCAAGTAGTGGACCTTATTGGAATAGAACACGATAGTATTGTACTCGCTTCAGCAAAAGAGGGGATTGGCATACAAGATATTTTAGATGCAATAGTTAGTAGAGTGCCAGCACCAAAAGGAGACCCAGATGGTCCTTTGCAATGTTTGGTATTTGACTCAGTATTTAATTCTTACAGAGGAATTGAAGTTCTATTTAGAGTTAAAAACGGAAGTATCAAAAAAGGCGATAAAATTAAATTTATGGCCACGGGTAAAGAGTATGAGGCAGACGAAATAGGTAGCCTTAAGCTCAGGCAGCAACCCAAAGACCGTATAGAATGTGGAGATGTAGGATACCTTATATCAGGTATCAAGGTTGCCAAAGAAGTAAAAGTGGGAGATACCATCACGCATGTTGCTAGGCCTACTACAGAAATGATTCAAGGTTTTGAAGAAGTAAAACCAATGGTTTTTGCAGGAATATATCCTGTTGACACCACTGAGTTTGAAGAACTTCGCGAATGCATGGAAAAGCTTCAGTTAAATGATGCTTCTCTAGTGTGGGAGCCAGAAACTTCTGCTGCCTTAGGTTTTGGTTTTAGATGTGGTTTCTTAGGTATGTTGCATATGGAAATTGTGCAGGAAAGACTTGAGCGTGAATTCGGAATGACAGTAATCACTACTGTTCCTTCTGTGAAATTCTTGGTGACTAACAAAAGAGGTGAGAAAATACCAGTTTCGGCTCCAAGTGAGATGCCTGATCCCAATTTGATTCAGACATTGGAAGAGCCATTTATTAGTGCTCAAATAATTACCTCTGCAGATTTTGTGGGACCTATTATTAGCCTTTGTATGGACAAGAGAGGCTTGATCAAAAATCAAATCTATCTTACTTCAACAAGAGTAGAACTTACTTTTGATTTGCCTTTAGCAGAAGTCGTTTTCGACTTTTTTGATAGATTAAAGACCATCTCAAGAGGATATGCCTCTTTGGATTATAGCTTGTCGGGTTACCGTGAGTCACATTTGGTTAAGCTAGATATCTTATTAAATGGAGACCCTGTGGATGCACTTTCGGCAATTGTACATAGGGATAAAGCTTATGATTGGGGTAAAAAACTTTGTGAGAAATTAAAAGAGCTACTTCCAAGACAACAGTTCGAAATCGCAATTCAGGCTGCTATTGGCTCCAAAATTATAGCTCGTGAGTCGGTAAGAGCAATGAGAAAAGATGTAACTGCCAAATGTTACGGTGGAGATATCAGTAGAAAGAGGAAGCTTTTGGAAAAACAAAAGAAAGGAAAGAAGAGAATGCGTCAAATCGGTAACGTAGAAGTCCCTCAAGAGGCTTTTATGGCGGTTTTGAAAATTAATTAA
- a CDS encoding pyruvate dehydrogenase E2 component (dihydrolipoamide acetyltransferase) produces MAELIRMPKMSDTMEEGVIAAWNVKVGDKVSSGDILAEVETDKATMDMESYEDGTILYIGVEKGDAVPVDAVMAIIGEEGEDFKALLDGVSGGAKPETPAQKAEEKPAAPAAPAAEKIDTSGINAALVKMPLLSDTMTEGVIHTWLKKVGDKIASGDLIAEIETDKATMELEAYEEGTLLYIGVEEGSAVPVNAVIAVVGEEGADFQALLDAEKQANAAPAQEAPKETAAAPSATPAKETKANEPASAPSTSNNNGRILASPLAKKLAEEKGINIANVNGSGEGGRIVKVDIDNFVPQAAPATSASGVSIPMAAGEESFEEIKLSQMRKAIVRSLSESQKTAVDFQLTMEINMDKAMAARTSMNEVSPVKISFNDMVMKAVAVALSKHPEVNASWKEDHIRRNNHVHVGMAVAINDGLIVPVIRFANTLPLSVLAATTKDLGGKAKNGKLQPQDWEGNTFTVSNLGMFGIESFTSIINNPKNESCIMSVGGIKETVAVKDGNFYATNIMKVTMTCDHRVVDGAMGAQFLVTFKSLLEDPIRMMV; encoded by the coding sequence ATGGCTGAGTTAATCAGAATGCCAAAAATGAGCGATACCATGGAAGAAGGTGTTATCGCGGCATGGAATGTAAAAGTAGGAGACAAAGTAAGTTCAGGCGATATTCTAGCCGAAGTGGAAACCGATAAGGCGACCATGGATATGGAATCATACGAAGATGGAACTATACTTTATATTGGAGTTGAAAAAGGTGACGCTGTTCCTGTAGATGCTGTAATGGCTATAATAGGGGAAGAAGGCGAAGACTTTAAAGCTTTGTTGGATGGAGTTAGTGGAGGTGCAAAACCTGAAACTCCAGCACAAAAAGCAGAAGAAAAACCAGCTGCTCCAGCTGCACCCGCTGCAGAAAAGATAGACACTTCGGGAATTAATGCTGCATTGGTAAAAATGCCGCTCCTGAGTGATACCATGACTGAAGGTGTAATACACACTTGGCTCAAGAAGGTTGGCGATAAAATTGCCAGCGGAGACTTAATTGCTGAAATAGAAACTGATAAAGCGACCATGGAATTGGAAGCTTATGAGGAAGGTACCCTACTTTATATAGGAGTAGAAGAAGGAAGTGCAGTACCTGTAAACGCAGTTATTGCTGTGGTAGGTGAAGAAGGTGCAGATTTTCAAGCTCTTTTGGATGCTGAAAAGCAAGCAAATGCTGCTCCAGCACAAGAGGCACCTAAAGAAACTGCAGCAGCACCATCAGCAACTCCCGCTAAAGAAACGAAAGCTAATGAGCCAGCATCAGCACCAAGTACTTCAAACAATAACGGTAGAATACTTGCTTCTCCATTAGCTAAGAAATTGGCTGAGGAAAAAGGTATTAATATTGCCAATGTAAATGGCTCAGGTGAAGGTGGAAGAATTGTCAAAGTTGATATAGATAATTTTGTTCCTCAAGCAGCCCCAGCGACCTCTGCTTCTGGTGTGAGCATTCCAATGGCGGCTGGCGAAGAGAGCTTTGAAGAAATAAAGCTGTCTCAAATGAGGAAAGCGATTGTTCGTAGCCTAAGTGAGTCGCAAAAGACTGCCGTAGATTTCCAATTAACAATGGAAATAAACATGGACAAAGCAATGGCTGCTCGTACTTCTATGAACGAAGTATCTCCAGTGAAAATATCTTTCAATGATATGGTGATGAAAGCGGTTGCAGTTGCATTGAGCAAGCACCCAGAAGTGAATGCATCATGGAAAGAAGATCATATTCGAAGAAATAACCACGTTCATGTTGGAATGGCAGTAGCTATCAATGATGGACTAATAGTACCAGTTATCAGGTTCGCAAATACTTTACCACTGTCTGTCCTTGCGGCTACGACCAAAGATTTGGGAGGAAAAGCAAAGAATGGCAAGCTACAGCCTCAAGATTGGGAGGGTAACACCTTTACAGTTAGTAATCTTGGGATGTTTGGTATTGAGTCGTTTACGTCGATAATCAACAACCCTAAGAATGAGTCGTGTATCATGTCTGTTGGTGGAATCAAAGAAACTGTTGCTGTGAAAGACGGTAATTTTTATGCTACTAACATCATGAAAGTAACTATGACTTGCGACCACCGAGTAGTGGACGGAGCAATGGGTGCTCAATTCTTGGTAACATTCAAGTCATTGCTTGAAGATCCAATTAGAATGATGGTATAA
- a CDS encoding Nucleotide-binding universal stress protein, UspA family: MKKIVLATDFSNGSDKALEIAINIAKKNISEITLLHCYSPTYTDPNIPADLMIDVEQKRQEELEGKLTNLARSVQEKGVVTKYNLKMSTVAESINEMAENGEADFAILGKTGDTGFLEKLIGSTAENVINKVKIPLLVVPEKIESTSIEHLFYATQLEYDETGLLGQVFDFADHIKANVELLNINTDRQLDLVSDQEIIAELNEKFPNRVIEVSQLRANKVEKTILDHVTSIPNSALAIASHHRDLFESLLNPSMSKKIIAKTEVITLVYHFE; the protein is encoded by the coding sequence ATGAAAAAGATAGTATTGGCCACAGATTTCTCAAATGGATCTGACAAAGCCCTAGAAATAGCAATCAACATTGCAAAAAAGAACATAAGTGAGATAACATTACTTCACTGTTACTCTCCTACCTATACTGATCCCAATATTCCTGCTGATCTTATGATCGACGTGGAACAAAAAAGACAAGAAGAGCTAGAGGGAAAACTAACCAACCTAGCACGCAGCGTTCAAGAAAAAGGCGTTGTGACAAAGTACAACCTAAAAATGAGTACTGTAGCCGAAAGTATCAACGAAATGGCTGAAAACGGTGAGGCTGATTTTGCAATTCTTGGAAAAACAGGTGATACAGGTTTTTTAGAAAAACTAATTGGAAGTACTGCTGAAAATGTTATCAATAAAGTTAAAATTCCTCTTTTGGTTGTACCAGAAAAAATTGAATCTACATCAATTGAGCACCTTTTCTATGCAACTCAGTTAGAATACGACGAAACAGGACTTTTAGGCCAAGTATTTGACTTTGCCGATCATATCAAAGCCAATGTGGAGCTATTGAACATTAATACTGATCGTCAACTTGATTTAGTTAGCGACCAGGAAATCATCGCTGAACTGAATGAAAAATTCCCAAATAGAGTCATAGAAGTCAGTCAACTAAGAGCAAATAAAGTTGAGAAAACGATTCTGGATCATGTAACCAGCATACCTAACAGTGCACTAGCGATTGCTTCTCACCACAGAGACTTATTTGAAAGCTTATTGAACCCAAGTATGAGCAAAAAAATCATTGCTAAAACTGAAGTAATTACCCTTGTCTATCATTTCGAATAA